A genomic segment from uncultured Desulfuromonas sp. encodes:
- the tpiA gene encoding triose-phosphate isomerase codes for MRKPLIAGNWKLHNTVDASCQLAQALVNDLSDVTETEIVIAPVFTSLSEVGKICAGTTVQLAAQNCHCMDDGAYTGEVSVPLLADVGCSHIIVGHSERRQYFGETDHFVNVKARAIIKHGLTAIICIGETLEQRESGELFEVIADQVRSALEEISPEQMGQVILAYEPIWAIGTGKTASCEEAEEVHAYIRGLLHGSYGAEIASQCRILYGGSVKPGNISELMAESDIDGALVGGASLNAEDFSAIVRYKKTLKMAGM; via the coding sequence ATGCGTAAACCACTCATTGCCGGAAACTGGAAACTGCACAACACTGTCGATGCGTCCTGCCAGCTGGCCCAGGCCCTGGTCAATGACTTAAGCGATGTCACGGAAACCGAAATCGTGATTGCCCCGGTGTTCACATCCCTTTCTGAGGTTGGAAAAATCTGCGCCGGGACCACCGTTCAGCTGGCCGCGCAAAACTGCCACTGCATGGACGACGGTGCCTATACCGGCGAAGTGTCTGTGCCTCTGCTGGCCGATGTCGGCTGCAGCCATATCATCGTCGGCCATTCCGAGCGCCGTCAGTACTTCGGTGAAACCGACCACTTCGTCAATGTCAAGGCCCGCGCGATTATCAAGCACGGCCTGACGGCCATTATCTGCATCGGCGAAACCCTGGAGCAGCGTGAAAGTGGTGAATTGTTCGAAGTGATCGCGGATCAGGTACGCAGCGCGTTGGAAGAGATCAGCCCCGAGCAGATGGGCCAAGTCATTCTGGCCTATGAGCCGATCTGGGCCATCGGCACCGGCAAAACCGCCAGCTGTGAAGAAGCCGAAGAAGTTCACGCGTACATTCGCGGTTTGCTGCACGGCAGCTACGGTGCAGAGATTGCCTCTCAATGTCGCATTCTCTATGGCGGCAGCGTCAAGCCCGGCAACATCAGCGAACTGATGGCTGAAAGTGACATCGATGGTGCCTTAGTGGGTGGTGCCAGTTTGAACGCTGAAGATTTTTCTGCCATTGTCCGTTATAAAAAAACGTTGAAAATGGCCGGGATGTAA
- the gap gene encoding type I glyceraldehyde-3-phosphate dehydrogenase: protein MATKVAINGFGRIGRNVLRIAQGHPDFDIVAINDLTDAATLAHLLKYDSVHGTFSGDVKTEGDILYVNGQAIKITCEKNPEDLPWQEMGVEIVVESTGRFRKREDAAKHLTAGAKKVLISAPGKNSDVTVVRGVNFEQYDPAQHDIISNASCTTNCLAPVAKLLLDSVGIVRGSMTTIHSYTNDQRILDLPHEDLRRARAASLSMIPTTTGATKAVGQVLPGLQGKLTGLSVRVPTPNVSLIDLVIETEKPTSVDAINALMAQAAEGPLNGVLEYCDEPLVSIDFNGHPASAIFDSLSTTVMDETLVKVLLWYDNEWGYSARVVDLVSHIARS from the coding sequence ATGGCAACAAAAGTCGCCATTAACGGCTTTGGTCGCATCGGCCGCAATGTACTGCGTATCGCTCAGGGACATCCGGATTTTGACATCGTCGCCATTAATGATCTGACGGACGCTGCCACCCTGGCCCACTTGCTCAAATACGACTCCGTTCACGGCACGTTTTCCGGCGACGTCAAAACAGAAGGAGACATCCTTTACGTCAACGGTCAGGCCATCAAAATCACCTGTGAAAAAAACCCGGAAGACCTGCCCTGGCAGGAGATGGGTGTTGAGATTGTTGTTGAATCAACAGGCCGTTTTCGCAAACGGGAAGATGCCGCCAAACACTTAACAGCAGGTGCTAAAAAAGTTCTGATCAGTGCACCCGGAAAAAATTCTGACGTGACCGTCGTTCGCGGCGTCAACTTTGAGCAATACGATCCGGCACAGCACGACATCATCTCCAATGCCTCCTGCACCACCAACTGCCTGGCACCGGTCGCCAAGCTGCTGTTGGATTCCGTGGGTATTGTTCGCGGCAGCATGACGACGATCCACTCGTACACCAATGATCAACGCATTCTCGACCTGCCCCATGAAGACTTGCGTCGTGCGCGAGCAGCATCGCTGTCGATGATCCCGACCACCACCGGCGCAACAAAAGCCGTCGGTCAGGTTCTGCCGGGTCTGCAAGGAAAACTGACCGGGCTATCGGTACGCGTACCGACGCCGAATGTTTCGCTTATTGACCTGGTCATCGAAACCGAGAAGCCCACAAGTGTTGATGCGATCAACGCCCTGATGGCTCAAGCCGCCGAGGGACCGCTCAACGGTGTTCTTGAATACTGTGACGAGCCTCTGGTCTCAATCGACTTTAACGGCCATCCGGCATCCGCCATTTTTGACTCCCTGTCGACAACAGTCATGGACGAGACGTTGGTCAAAGTTCTACTCTGGTACGACAACGAATGGGGTTACTCGGCACGCGTGGTTGACCTGGTCAGCCACATTGCCCGCAGTTAA
- a CDS encoding phosphoglycerate kinase: MLNKISVTALELKGKRVFCRVDFNVPLDSAQTITDDTRIVAALPTIRYIIEHGGKLILASHLGRPKGSFKPEYSLAPVAPYLANLLGQPVVMAKDCVGDDVKAQIAAMNDGDVLLLENMRFYPGEEKNDPEFCAQLAELADIYVNDAFGTAHRAHASTEGIARLLQPAAAGFLMAKELEYLGQALDAPKRPFVAVIGGAKVSDKITVIDTLLDKVNALLIGGGMAYTFLKAQGLEIGTSLVELDQLDLARQLMAKAEKNGVELMLPVDHVTAKAFDKDAVASVYTNEAFPDDEMGLDIGPLTAQAYAAKMTEAATVVWNGPMGVFEFPSFAKGTLAVAEALAQSDAISIIGGGDSVAAVNQAGLNDQMTHISTGGGASLEFLEGKTLPGIAALTDQ; the protein is encoded by the coding sequence ATGCTCAACAAAATTTCTGTCACCGCACTTGAATTAAAAGGCAAGCGGGTTTTCTGCCGCGTCGACTTCAACGTTCCACTCGACAGCGCGCAAACCATTACCGATGACACCAGGATTGTCGCAGCACTGCCTACCATCCGTTATATCATTGAGCACGGTGGCAAGCTGATCCTCGCGTCTCACCTCGGCCGTCCCAAAGGCAGCTTCAAACCGGAATACAGTCTGGCGCCGGTGGCACCCTACTTGGCCAACCTGCTCGGCCAGCCCGTTGTCATGGCCAAGGATTGCGTCGGTGACGACGTCAAAGCTCAAATTGCTGCCATGAACGACGGCGATGTGTTGCTGCTGGAGAACATGCGCTTCTACCCCGGCGAAGAGAAAAACGACCCGGAATTTTGCGCCCAGCTCGCCGAGTTGGCTGACATCTACGTCAACGATGCGTTCGGTACGGCTCACCGCGCCCATGCTTCCACGGAAGGGATCGCCCGCCTGCTACAACCAGCGGCGGCCGGCTTCCTGATGGCCAAAGAGCTCGAATATCTCGGCCAGGCCCTCGACGCGCCCAAGCGTCCGTTTGTCGCTGTGATCGGCGGGGCAAAAGTCAGCGACAAAATCACCGTCATTGACACCCTGCTTGACAAAGTCAACGCCCTGCTCATTGGCGGCGGCATGGCTTATACGTTTCTGAAAGCTCAGGGTCTGGAGATCGGCACTTCGCTGGTGGAACTCGACCAACTTGACCTGGCCCGTCAACTGATGGCCAAGGCGGAGAAAAACGGTGTCGAACTGATGCTGCCCGTTGATCATGTCACCGCTAAAGCCTTTGACAAGGATGCCGTCGCCAGTGTCTACACCAATGAGGCGTTCCCTGACGACGAGATGGGTCTTGATATCGGCCCGCTAACCGCTCAGGCCTATGCCGCCAAAATGACCGAGGCCGCAACCGTCGTCTGGAACGGCCCTATGGGCGTGTTTGAATTTCCGTCCTTTGCCAAAGGCACCCTTGCCGTCGCTGAAGCACTGGCCCAATCAGACGCCATCTCCATCATCGGCGGTGGCGACTCGGTGGCTGCCGTTAACCAGGCCGGCCTCAACGATCAGATGACCCACATCTCCACCGGTGGCGGGGCCTCTCTGGAATTCCTTGAAGGCAAAACCCTGCCCGGCATTGCCGCGCTGACCGATCAATAA
- a CDS encoding SprT family zinc-dependent metalloprotease yields MMVIQEDSVHWGRTLISYSVEFFERKTLAISVHPDLSVSVKAPLHTELEVVREKVLKRAAWIQRQWREFELYLPKQPPRSYVNGETHRYLGRQYRLRAEQGATQSVKCLRGYFRVTLCDEPTPEKVRCLLERWYRERAGILFRERLRICLRRAVGEGIREPQLRIQRMRNRWGSCSAKGRIILNLELIKAPTECIDYVIFHELCHLRERHHGPRFWRLLAKLMPDYEQRRKRLNLFADV; encoded by the coding sequence ATGATGGTAATACAGGAGGACAGCGTGCACTGGGGGCGCACCCTCATCTCCTACAGTGTTGAGTTTTTCGAGCGCAAGACCCTGGCCATTTCCGTGCATCCCGATCTGTCGGTCAGCGTCAAAGCGCCACTTCATACCGAACTGGAGGTGGTGCGGGAAAAAGTTCTGAAACGGGCCGCCTGGATTCAGCGGCAATGGCGGGAATTTGAACTGTATCTGCCCAAGCAGCCGCCGCGCAGTTATGTCAACGGCGAAACCCACCGCTATTTGGGACGCCAGTACCGGTTACGCGCAGAACAGGGCGCAACGCAAAGCGTTAAATGTCTGCGCGGTTATTTCCGGGTTACACTCTGTGACGAACCCACTCCGGAAAAAGTCCGATGTTTACTTGAACGCTGGTATCGGGAACGCGCCGGGATTCTATTTCGCGAGCGCTTGCGAATCTGCCTGCGGCGCGCTGTCGGGGAGGGCATCCGCGAACCGCAGCTGCGGATTCAGAGAATGAGGAATCGCTGGGGCAGTTGCTCCGCCAAGGGACGCATCATCCTCAACCTGGAGCTGATCAAAGCGCCGACGGAGTGCATCGATTACGTCATTTTTCATGAGCTCTGCCATTTGCGGGAACGGCACCATGGCCCCAGGTTCTGGCGTCTACTGGCAAAGCTGATGCCTGATTATGAGCAGAGGAGAAAACGTCTGAATTTGTTTGCGGATGTCTAA
- the secG gene encoding preprotein translocase subunit SecG codes for MIPFLLTVHVLVCIALIVIVLLQAGKGAEAGASFGAGASQTVFGASGGRSFMSKMTTLAAFIFMLTSLSLAYLYGKPGSDSLMPDQVQPVQTQQQQSAE; via the coding sequence ATGATTCCTTTTTTGCTGACGGTACATGTTCTGGTATGCATCGCTCTTATCGTGATCGTTCTGCTTCAGGCCGGTAAAGGGGCTGAGGCTGGTGCGTCCTTTGGCGCTGGTGCCAGCCAAACCGTTTTCGGTGCTTCCGGTGGTCGCAGCTTCATGAGCAAAATGACCACACTTGCAGCATTTATCTTTATGCTGACCAGCCTGTCTCTGGCTTATCTGTACGGCAAACCCGGCTCTGACAGCCTGATGCCGGATCAGGTTCAACCGGTACAAACCCAGCAACAGCAAAGCGCTGAATAG
- a CDS encoding MBL fold metallo-hydrolase, which produces MRICQLASGSKGNSLYIESEKTRILIDAGLSALQISRRLEQIGVDADSLDAVFVTHEHSDHCRGLGPLSRRHNLPIFFHPDTHAAVDKLGKVEERFFDIGETITLQDIQVQPFPITHDAAAPVGFIVETREGKIGVATDMGIATRLVQQSLQHCRVLVLETNHDEEMLRDGPYPWPLKQRIRSHHGHLSNRDGANLLQEVLWEGLDAVFLAHLSETNNTPQLAQHSVMHVLDRQNRCRPQMITGAPHVVSSCFETT; this is translated from the coding sequence GTGCGAATCTGTCAACTGGCCAGCGGCAGTAAGGGAAACTCGCTGTATATCGAAAGTGAAAAGACCCGTATCTTGATTGATGCTGGTCTTTCTGCGTTACAGATCAGCCGTCGCCTTGAACAGATCGGTGTCGATGCGGACAGTCTGGATGCTGTGTTTGTCACCCACGAACACTCGGATCATTGCCGCGGGCTGGGGCCGTTGTCCCGGCGACATAACTTACCGATTTTTTTTCACCCTGACACCCATGCGGCTGTCGATAAGCTCGGCAAGGTGGAAGAACGTTTTTTTGATATTGGCGAAACGATTACCCTTCAGGATATTCAGGTACAGCCGTTTCCCATCACCCATGATGCCGCAGCTCCGGTCGGTTTTATCGTAGAGACCCGTGAGGGCAAAATCGGTGTGGCGACCGATATGGGGATTGCGACACGGTTAGTGCAGCAGAGCCTGCAACACTGTCGGGTGCTGGTGCTGGAAACCAATCATGATGAAGAGATGCTGCGTGACGGGCCGTATCCCTGGCCGCTGAAACAACGCATCCGCAGCCATCATGGTCATTTGTCCAATCGGGATGGTGCCAATCTGTTGCAAGAGGTGTTATGGGAAGGGTTGGACGCGGTCTTTCTTGCCCATTTAAGTGAGACGAACAATACACCGCAACTGGCACAGCACTCCGTGATGCATGTGCTGGACAGGCAAAACCGTTGTCGGCCGCAGATGATTACCGGCGCTCCACATGTGGTGAGTTCGTGTTTTGAAACAACGTAA